In Mytilus trossulus isolate FHL-02 chromosome 14, PNRI_Mtr1.1.1.hap1, whole genome shotgun sequence, a genomic segment contains:
- the LOC134695594 gene encoding uncharacterized protein LOC134695594 codes for MGRTKKADGKRNLCCVVPGCKSDTRKNTDKHEFMKNVDFYPFPTKIKNAQLRRKWLKMIDRPADYDPPAWHRVCSRHFVGGRMTAQNNIPELFHKNNFKQPLSERPDSSIKKRQILAAVKPSQRKRELKFQNKDIPNETTDVIWIDEKENQPSVFTQDDIAKNVPISIKEVEVETVKDIIDVPEDHSYSFSTTTIKHKSYSTYRDIGIQTDVDNEFIEQLETKLKKANENLKDNAFLLRDRFMKKVLRDDKSICFYTGFPSLHMFNGIFQILDSYETNIKYWNGPDSINEKKYEEREHLKPGPKRKLSRYHEYTVTMIRLRQALPEKMLADIFGVSVSRISQIFTTWIYYMKSILKDLVVWPSKALIKKHMPASFKKSYPNTTAVIDCTELFIQRPRNPTTQAKTFSTYKSHNTYKCLVSITPKGNFNYISDLYGGNTSDRYITEHSGFLDLVSAGDEIMADRGFRIRDLLLERRAYLTMPPFTRKCSWGKGKRLTAYEIRKTRKIANVRIYVEQAIQRMKKFKMLSQILLWTQKPLVYPMMIVAGFICNLMKPLANK; via the exons GGACCAAGAAAGCCGACGGAAAAAGAAATTTATGTTGTGTTGTTCCCGGTTGTAAATCGGATACTAGAAAGAACACTGACAAACACGAGTTTATGAAGAATGTGGACTTTTATCCTTTCCCAACAAAGATAAAAAATGCTCAGTTGAGGAGAAAGTGGTTAAAAATGATTGATAGACCAGCTGATTATGACCCCCCTGCGTGGCACCGTGTTTGTAGTAGACATTTCGTTGGTGGAAGAATGACTGCACAAAACAATATTCCAGAATTAttccataaaaataatttcaaacaacCCTTATCAGAAAGACCAGATAGCTCTATTAAAAAGAGACAAATACTTGCAGCTGTTAAACCAAGCCAAAGAAAAAGAGAATTGAAATTCCAAAACAAAG ATATTCCAAATGAAACAACTGATGTTATATGGATAGATGAGAAAGAGAACCAGCCATCAGTATTTACACAGGATGATATTGCAAAAAATGTTCCCATATCTATCAAAGAAGTTGAAGTTGAAACTGTTAAAG atatcatAGATGTTCCAGAGGATCACAGCTACAGTTTTAGTACAACAACTATAAAACACAAAAGTTATTCAACCTATCGTGACATTGGGATTCAAACAGACGTTGACAATGAATTTATTGAGCAActagaaacaaaattaaaaaaggctAATGAGAATTTAAAAGATAATGCATTTTTACTACGAGACAGGTTTATGAAAAAAGTTTTACGTGATgacaaaagtatttgtttttatactggtTTCCCTAGTCTTCATATGTTTAAtggaatttttcaaatattagacagttatgaaacaaatataaaatactggAATGGACCAGAcagtataaatgaaaaaaagtatgaagaaaGAGAACATTTAAAACCAGGTCCTAAAAGAAAGCTGTCTAGATACCATGAATACACAGTTACTATGATAAGGCTCCGGCAAGCTCTACCAGAAAAAATGTTGGCAGATATATTTGGTGTTTCAGTTAGTAGAATATCtcaaatatttacaacatgGATATATTATATGAAGTCTATATTAAAAGATCTAGTAGTATGGCCATCCAAAGCTTTAATTAAAAAGCATATGCCTGCATCATTTAAGAAATCATATCCAAATACCACAGCTGTAATTGATTGTACAGAATTGTTTATACAAAGGCCAAGGAATCCAACAACTCAAGCTAAAACATTCAGTACTTACAAGTCCCATAACACGTATAAATGCTTAGTCAGCATAACTCCAAAGggtaattttaattatatttcgGATCTTTATGGAGGCAACACATCTGATAGATATATTACTGAACATTCTGGGTTCCTTGATTTAGTATCAGCAGGAGATGAAATTATGGCTGACCGCGGATTCAGGATAAGAGACCTTCTTCTTGAGAGAAGGGCTTATTTAACTATGCCCCCTTTTACTAGAAAATGTTCATGGGGAAAGGGAAAACGTTTGACGGCCTATGAAATAAGGAAAACCAGAAAAATTGCTAACGTAAGAATATATGTTGAACAAGCAATACAGAGAATgaagaaattcaaaatgttatcTCAGATTCTACTATGGACACAAAAACCACTTGTTTATCCCATGATGATAGTGGCTGGATTTATTTGCAATTTGATGAAACCGTTAGCTAATAAATGA